A genomic window from Bacillus mesophilus includes:
- a CDS encoding MFS transporter: MKQEKKWSIVSLASIPLVKTLGNSMLIPVLPTIEKKLNISSFQVSMIITLYSIVAIILIPIAGYLSDRIGRKKVIIPSLIIAGVGGIISGWAAWKMKDPYWLILVGRIFQGVGAAGAAPVVMPLVGDLFKSEKEVSKELGVIETSNTFGKVLSPILGSLLAGLVWFLPFFAIPVFTLISVLLMIFLVESPKKKKKPVPFKKFLKQIKKIFKKSGRWLYAIFAIGCILMFVLFGVLFYLSSMLEDQHGIDGIKKGLILAIPLASLCLASYFTGKKIKENKVLMKWITVSGIALLAISVFAISFTENIYFLLGIFFICGVGIGVALPCLDSLITEGVEKEERGTITSIYSSMRFIGVAAGPPVFVLLMKASHQVMYYSITGLCMVAGLIALKEIKPKKAK, encoded by the coding sequence ATGAAACAGGAAAAAAAATGGTCAATCGTTTCACTTGCTTCCATACCATTAGTTAAGACTTTAGGGAATTCAATGCTAATACCGGTTCTTCCAACCATTGAAAAGAAGTTAAACATCAGCTCATTTCAGGTTAGTATGATCATAACTTTGTACTCCATTGTGGCGATTATTCTAATCCCAATTGCTGGTTATCTTTCAGATCGAATAGGACGTAAAAAAGTTATTATACCTAGTTTAATTATAGCTGGCGTTGGGGGAATCATTTCAGGATGGGCAGCATGGAAAATGAAAGACCCTTACTGGCTTATTTTAGTGGGGCGAATTTTTCAAGGTGTTGGAGCAGCAGGTGCAGCTCCAGTCGTTATGCCACTTGTAGGCGATTTGTTTAAAAGTGAAAAAGAGGTGAGTAAGGAACTTGGAGTTATTGAGACCTCAAATACTTTTGGTAAAGTTCTTAGTCCAATCCTTGGATCTCTTTTAGCGGGACTTGTTTGGTTTTTACCTTTCTTCGCAATTCCTGTTTTTACATTAATATCCGTACTGTTAATGATATTTTTAGTGGAAAGTCCAAAAAAGAAAAAAAAGCCGGTGCCATTTAAAAAATTTCTTAAACAAATTAAGAAGATATTTAAGAAGAGTGGGCGTTGGCTATACGCTATTTTTGCAATTGGCTGTATCCTAATGTTTGTCCTTTTTGGAGTATTATTTTATCTATCCTCCATGCTTGAGGATCAACATGGTATTGATGGAATAAAAAAAGGACTCATTCTTGCAATTCCACTCGCATCCCTATGTCTTGCATCGTACTTTACTGGTAAGAAGATAAAAGAAAACAAAGTATTAATGAAATGGATTACAGTATCCGGAATTGCTTTGCTAGCCATTTCCGTATTTGCAATAAGTTTTACTGAAAACATATACTTCTTATTAGGAATTTTCTTTATATGTGGTGTTGGTATAGGTGTTGCCTTACCATGCCTAGACTCATTAATAACTGAAGGGGTTGAAAAAGAGGAGAGAGGTACGATTACCTCTATTTATAGCTCCATGCGCTTTATAGGGGTGGCGGCAGGACCTCCTGTTTTCGTCTTATTAATGAAGGCATCTCATCAAGTGATGTATTATAGTATTACAGGGTTATGTATGGTTGCAGGGCTCATTGCACTAAAGGAAATCAAGCCTAAGAAAGCAAAGTAA
- a CDS encoding TrkH family potassium uptake protein, giving the protein MFQPLRMRLHKLSPAQIIVSFYFIAVTIAVSLLSLPIAHKEDVEWAFIDALFTAVSAVSVTGLTVVSTADTFSVPGVLILAFVLQFGGIGVMTLGTFIWLIMGKKIGLKERQLIMLDQNQSNLSGLVNLMRQILAIIIIIEILGALILGTYFLKYFPTWQEAYLQGFFASISATTNGGFDITGSSLIPFANDYFVQFINMLLIILGAIGFPVLIEVKDFLTNKTDGFRFRFSLFTKLTSITFFLLIIFGTLVIILLEMKNFFKGMVWHEAFFYALFQSVSTRSGGLATMDVNEFSEPTLFFLSILMFIGASPSSVGGGIRTTTFALNLLFIYHFAKGNRHIKIFNRELHEEDILKSLAISMLALILCFTATLILLITEPFPLISIIFEVCSAFGTSGLSMGITPDLSTVGKCIIIFLMFVGRIGIILVLFLLGGRREKKVRYHYPKERVIIG; this is encoded by the coding sequence ATGTTTCAACCATTAAGGATGAGGCTTCACAAGCTTAGTCCAGCACAAATTATCGTTAGCTTCTATTTTATTGCGGTCACCATTGCCGTAAGTTTACTCAGTCTTCCAATTGCTCATAAGGAAGATGTAGAGTGGGCTTTTATAGATGCATTATTTACTGCTGTGAGTGCAGTAAGTGTTACCGGATTAACGGTTGTGTCCACTGCTGATACATTTAGCGTCCCTGGTGTACTCATACTTGCCTTTGTTTTGCAATTTGGTGGGATTGGAGTCATGACGTTAGGAACATTTATTTGGCTAATTATGGGTAAAAAAATAGGATTAAAAGAACGTCAGTTGATCATGCTTGATCAAAACCAATCAAACTTATCAGGTCTCGTTAATTTAATGAGACAAATACTCGCTATTATAATCATAATTGAGATCTTGGGTGCACTTATATTAGGTACATATTTTCTAAAGTATTTTCCTACCTGGCAGGAGGCATATCTACAAGGTTTCTTTGCTTCTATTTCAGCGACTACAAATGGTGGATTTGATATAACAGGAAGTTCTCTGATTCCATTTGCAAATGATTATTTTGTACAGTTCATAAATATGCTGTTGATTATTCTGGGTGCCATTGGCTTTCCAGTTTTGATTGAAGTAAAGGACTTCCTTACAAATAAAACAGATGGATTTAGGTTTAGGTTTTCACTTTTTACAAAGCTAACTTCTATTACGTTTTTTCTCCTAATTATCTTTGGTACTCTTGTTATTATCCTCTTGGAAATGAAAAATTTCTTTAAGGGGATGGTGTGGCATGAAGCATTTTTCTACGCATTGTTCCAATCTGTAAGTACTAGGAGTGGTGGGCTTGCTACAATGGATGTGAATGAATTTAGCGAGCCAACATTATTTTTTCTATCTATTCTCATGTTTATAGGTGCTTCTCCAAGTTCTGTTGGGGGGGGGATTCGAACAACAACCTTTGCTTTAAACCTTTTATTTATCTATCATTTTGCAAAGGGAAACAGGCATATTAAGATTTTTAATCGTGAGTTGCATGAGGAGGATATTTTAAAGTCACTTGCTATATCGATGTTGGCCCTTATATTATGTTTTACGGCAACGCTTATTTTACTTATCACAGAGCCGTTTCCACTTATTAGCATAATATTTGAAGTCTGTTCAGCGTTCGGTACCTCTGGTTTATCGATGGGGATCACACCTGACTTGAGTACGGTTGGTAAGTGTATTATTATCTTTTTGATGTTTGTAGGTAGAATTGGGATTATACTCGTGCTGTTTTTATTGGGCGGGCGAAGAGAAAAGAAAGTACGCTATCACTATCCAAAAGAACGTGTGATTATTGGGTAA
- a CDS encoding alpha/beta-type small acid-soluble spore protein, which produces MANSSNKLLVPGIEQALDAIKYEIAEEFGVKLGSDTVSRANGSVGGEITKRLVKTAQQQINGQFNPQQ; this is translated from the coding sequence ATGGCTAACAGTAGTAATAAACTATTAGTGCCTGGTATCGAACAGGCATTAGACGCGATTAAATATGAAATTGCTGAAGAATTCGGTGTAAAATTAGGTTCAGATACAGTTTCAAGAGCAAATGGTTCTGTTGGTGGAGAAATCACTAAGCGCCTAGTAAAAACTGCTCAACAACAGATTAATGGTCAATTTAATCCACAACAATAA